The Streptomyces durmitorensis genome contains the following window.
CGCTCGCGCTCAGCTCTGGCGTCCTGTTGCTGCTGCTCGCGCACGGCCTGCGCCGCCACAAGCGGCGGGCCTGGCGGGCCGCCGTGGTGCTGCTCCCGGCCGGTGCCGTGGCGCAGTTCGCCTACCGGCACTCGGTCATCGGCGTACTGATCTCGCTCGCGCTCCTGGCGCTGCTGCTGCGCCACCGGGGTGAGTTCGCCGCGCTGCCCGACCCGCGCAGCCGCTGGCGGGCGCTCGCCAACTTCGTGCTCCTCGGGGCCGGTTCCATCGTGCTCGGCCTGGTGATCGTCAGCGTCCACCCCGGCAAGGTCATCGGGGACCCCAGCATCACGGACCGCCTCGCCCACGTCCTGTACGGCCTGTTCGGCTTCGAGGGCCCGGTCGACTACTACGGACGCACGTCCTGGACGGTCGCCTACTCCCTCGGGGCACTCGGCCTGCTCACCGCGATCACCACCATCTACCTCGCCTTCCGCCCCGAACACCCGGCCGCGCGCCTCACCGAGGACGACGAGACGAAGCTGCGCGCCCTGCTCGACAAGCACGGCGCCCGCGACTCGCTCGGCCACTTCGCGCTCCGCCGCGACAAGGGCGCCGTCTTCTCCCCCAGCGGCAAGGCGGCGGTCACCTACCGCGTCGTCTCCGGAGTGATGCTCGCCAGCGGCGACCCGATCGGCGACGTGGAGGCCTGGCCCGGCGCGATCGAGCGCTTCATGGACGAGGCAAAGGCCCACTCCTGGACGCCCGCCGTCATGGGCTGCTCCGAGACGGGCGGCGAGGTCTGGACCCGCGAGACCGGACTCGACGCGCTCGAACTGGGCGACGAGGCGGTGGTGGATGTCGTGGATTTCTCCCTGTCCGGGCGTGCGATGCGCAACGTACGCCAGATGGTCAAGCGGATCGAGCGGAATGGATACGAGACCCGCGTGCGGCGCGTGCGTGACCTCGGGGAGCGCGAACTGGAGCGGATACAGCGCGCCGCCGACGACTGGCGCGGCACCGACACCGAACGCGGCTTCTCCATGGCGCTCGGCCGCATCGGCGACCCGGAGGACGGCGACTGTCTGATCGCGACGGCCCACAAGGCCGATGACGAACCGGGGCCCTACGGAGACCTCAAGGCCGTCCTCCACTTCGTCCCCTGGGGCAAGGACGGCGTCTCCCTGGACCTCATGCGCCGCGACCGCGCGGCCGACCCCGGCATGAACGAGCTGCTCATCGTGGCCGCCCTCCAGGCCGCACCGAAGCTCGGCATCGCCCGTGTCTCACTCAACTTCGCGATGTTCCGCGCGGCCCTCGCACGCGGCGAGAAGATCGGCGCGGGCCCGGTCCTGCGCGCCTGGAGGGGCCTGCTCGTCTTCCTCTCCCGCTGGTTCCAGATCGAGTCCCTGTACAAGTTCAACGCGAAGTTCCGCCCCCGCTGGGAGCCCCGCTTCGTGGTCTACCGCTCCTCCAAGGACCTCCCCCGCATCGGCATCGCGGCCATGCAGGCCGAGGGCTTCGTCACCCTCACCCTGCCCCGATTCCTGCGCCGTGGGACCGCCCAGCGCCGCCCCTGCCCGCACCGCACGGCGGAGCACGAGGTCCGGGCGGCATAGACCCCGCCCGCACGGGCCTAGGCTGGAGGCATGAGTACGTTGCGCGGGCGGGGATCGGTCGAGGGGCTGCCGGAGTGGGGCCGCTGTGCGGTCATGGGGGTCGTGAACGTGACCCCCGACTCCTTCTCCGACGGGGGCCGCTGGTTCGACACCACGGCCGCCGTCAAGCACGGCATCGACCTGGTCGCCCAGGGCGCCGACCTGGTCGACGTGGGCGGTGAGTCGACCCGTCCCGGCGCCCCGCGCGTGGACGAGGACGAGGAGCTGCGGCGCGTCGTCCCCGTCGTGCGGGGCCTTTCGGCCGAGGGCGTCACGGTCTCCGTGGACACCATGCGGGCCACCGTCGCCGAGCAGGCGCTCGCCGCGGGCGCCGTCCTGGTGAACGACGTCAGCGGCGGCCTCGCCGACGAGCGCATGGTCCCCGCGGTCGCCGCCGCCGGCGCGCCCTTCGTGGTGATGCACTGGCGCGGCTTCCTCACCGACATGCACGCCAAGCCCGTCTACGAGGACGTGGTCTCCGAAGTCGTCGACGAGCTGCACGCGCGCGTGCAGGCCGCCATCGAGGGCGGCATCGCCCCCGAGCGCATCGTCGTCGACCCGGGCCTCGGCTTCTCCAAGGACGCCGAGCACGACCTGGCGCTCCTGGCCCGCATCGACCGCCTCCGTGAGCTCGGTCATCCGATCCTGGTCGCCGCATCCCGCAAGCGTTTCCTCGGCCGCGTCCTCGCGGGCCCCGAGGGCGCGCCGCCGCCCGCCCGCGAGCGCGACGCCGCCACCGCCGCGGTCTCCGCCATCGCCGCCCACCAGGGCGCCTGGGCGGTCCGCGTGCACGAGGTGCGGGCCACCGCCGACGCCGTCCGTGTCGCGCACGCCGTGACCAGCGCGGCGGGCGGTCCACAGTGACCGGGGCCAGGACCGACGTGGAACAGGTCGAGCGCGCCAACACGGCCTTCTACGAAGCGCTGGAGCGCGGCGACTTCGACGAGCTCTCCGACCTCTGGCTGGACACGGGCACGGACGCGGCCCCGGAAGCCGATCCGGACCCCGACGGCCGGGACGACGAGGACATCGCGGACGACGGCGACGAAGCCCCGATCTCCTGCGTCCACCCCGGCTGGCCGGTCCTCACGGGCCGCGGCGAGGTCCTCAGGTCGTACGCGCTGATCATGGCGAACACCGAGTACATCCAGTTCTTCCTGACCGATGTGCACGTCGGGGTCGCCGGTGACACCGCCCTGGTGACCTGCACGGAGAACATCCTCAGCGGCGGCCCGCCGCCCGAGGCGGGCGGCGAACTCGGCCCGCTCGTCGGCCAGCTCGTGGTCGCCACCAATGTGTTCCGCCGCACGGACGA
Protein-coding sequences here:
- the folP gene encoding dihydropteroate synthase, encoding MSTLRGRGSVEGLPEWGRCAVMGVVNVTPDSFSDGGRWFDTTAAVKHGIDLVAQGADLVDVGGESTRPGAPRVDEDEELRRVVPVVRGLSAEGVTVSVDTMRATVAEQALAAGAVLVNDVSGGLADERMVPAVAAAGAPFVVMHWRGFLTDMHAKPVYEDVVSEVVDELHARVQAAIEGGIAPERIVVDPGLGFSKDAEHDLALLARIDRLRELGHPILVAASRKRFLGRVLAGPEGAPPPARERDAATAAVSAIAAHQGAWAVRVHEVRATADAVRVAHAVTSAAGGPQ
- a CDS encoding nuclear transport factor 2 family protein — its product is MTGARTDVEQVERANTAFYEALERGDFDELSDLWLDTGTDAAPEADPDPDGRDDEDIADDGDEAPISCVHPGWPVLTGRGEVLRSYALIMANTEYIQFFLTDVHVGVAGDTALVTCTENILSGGPPPEAGGELGPLVGQLVVATNVFRRTDDGWKLWSHHASPVLAESDDEEGEDTPS
- a CDS encoding phosphatidylglycerol lysyltransferase domain-containing protein: MSGGVPDSEGRRPEGRGRTGGFRDGRLRDSRFGRMFRGPRPEAVPTLVARACTLVGLLNVAAGVFPRFRHSRMHAIAEVLPGALGPFAAALALSSGVLLLLLAHGLRRHKRRAWRAAVVLLPAGAVAQFAYRHSVIGVLISLALLALLLRHRGEFAALPDPRSRWRALANFVLLGAGSIVLGLVIVSVHPGKVIGDPSITDRLAHVLYGLFGFEGPVDYYGRTSWTVAYSLGALGLLTAITTIYLAFRPEHPAARLTEDDETKLRALLDKHGARDSLGHFALRRDKGAVFSPSGKAAVTYRVVSGVMLASGDPIGDVEAWPGAIERFMDEAKAHSWTPAVMGCSETGGEVWTRETGLDALELGDEAVVDVVDFSLSGRAMRNVRQMVKRIERNGYETRVRRVRDLGERELERIQRAADDWRGTDTERGFSMALGRIGDPEDGDCLIATAHKADDEPGPYGDLKAVLHFVPWGKDGVSLDLMRRDRAADPGMNELLIVAALQAAPKLGIARVSLNFAMFRAALARGEKIGAGPVLRAWRGLLVFLSRWFQIESLYKFNAKFRPRWEPRFVVYRSSKDLPRIGIAAMQAEGFVTLTLPRFLRRGTAQRRPCPHRTAEHEVRAA